The Argentina anserina chromosome 3, drPotAnse1.1, whole genome shotgun sequence genome includes a region encoding these proteins:
- the LOC126786591 gene encoding eukaryotic translation initiation factor 2 subunit alpha homolog, translating into MASHTPNLECRMYESRYPEVDMAVMIQVKNIADMGAYVSLLEYNNIEGMILFSELSRRRIRSVSSLIKVGRIEPVMVLRVDKEKGYIDLSKRRVSEEDIAACEERYNKSKLVHSIMRHVAETLGIDLEELYVNIGWPLYRKYGHAFEAFKVIVTDPDTVLNALTCEVKVTGPDGQEVTKVVPAVTEEVKDSLVKNIRRRMTPQPLKIRADIEMKCFQFDGVLHIKDAMRKAEAAGNNDCPVKIKLVAPPLYVLTTQTLDKEQGITVLGNAIEACTKAIEHHKGKLVVKEAPRVVSEKEDKLLQEHMSKLRQENEEVAGDTGSEDEDDTGMGEVDLDKASQAL; encoded by the exons ATGGCTTCCCATACTCCCAACCTCGAGTGCCGTATGTACGAGTCCCGCTACCCTGAGGTGGACATGGCGGTGATGATCCAGGTCAAGAACATCGCCGACATGGGCGCGTACGTCTCACTCCTCGAGTACAACAACATCGAGGGCATGATTCTCTTCTCCGAGCTCTCCCGCCGTCGGATTCGGAGCGTCAGTAGCCTCATCAAGGTCGGCCGCATCGAGCCGGTCATGGTTCTCAGGGTCGACAAGGAGAAGGGCTACATCGATTTGAGCAAGCGTAGGGTTTCTGAGGAGGATATTGCTGCCTGTGAAGAGAGGTACAACAAGAGCAAGCTGGTTCACTCCATCATGCGACATGTCGCTGAGACTCTCGGCATCGATTTGGAG GAGCTGTACGTCAATATTGGCTGGCCCTTATACCGCAAGTATGGTCATGCTTTTGAG GCTTTCAAAGTAATTGTCACTGATCCTGATACAGTCCTCAATGCGCTTACATGTGAGGTCAAAGTGACCGGCCCTGATGGACAAGAG GTTACTAAGGTTGTCCCTGCTGTGACAGAGGAGGTGAAAGACTCTCTGGTAAAGAACATCAGGAGAAGAATGACACCTCAGCCATTGAAGATCCGTGCTGATATTGAAATgaagtgtttccagtttgaTGGTGTCCTTCACATTAAG GATGCCATGCGTAAAGCAGAAGCTGCTGGCAACAATGACTGTCCTGTGAAGATTAAGTTGGTTGCTCCTCCACTCTATGTTCTTACCACACAGACTCTTGATAAG GAACAAGGTATAACAGTCCTAGGCAATGCAATTGAAGCCTGCACAAAAGCAATTGAGCATCACAAAGGGAAACTAGTGGTGAAGGAAGCACCAAGAGTG GTGAGTGAAAAGGAAGATAAATTGCTGCAAGAGCACATGAGTAAGCTCCGCCAAGAGAATGAGGAGGTTGCCGGTGATACAGgtagtgaagatgaagatgacacTGGAATGGGAGAAGTTGACTTGGACAAAGCAAGCCAGGCATTATAG